One Campylobacter concisus DNA segment encodes these proteins:
- the mscL gene encoding large-conductance mechanosensitive channel protein MscL: protein MGFISEFKEFAMRGNVIDMAVGVVIGGAFGKIVSSLVGDIIMPVVGVITGGVNFTDLKLTLKEAAEGAPAVTINYGSFIQTMVDFLIIAFCIFCVIKALNTLKNKLPKEEEAAPAEPETPADIALLTEIRDLLKK from the coding sequence ATGGGTTTTATAAGCGAATTTAAAGAATTTGCGATGCGCGGAAATGTCATAGATATGGCAGTTGGTGTTGTTATCGGTGGGGCATTTGGAAAGATCGTTTCATCGCTAGTTGGTGATATTATCATGCCAGTTGTCGGTGTTATAACAGGCGGTGTAAATTTCACTGATCTTAAGCTAACACTAAAAGAAGCAGCAGAAGGTGCGCCAGCTGTTACGATAAACTATGGCTCATTTATACAAACAATGGTTGATTTTTTAATCATTGCATTTTGTATTTTTTGCGTTATCAAAGCTTTAAATACACTTAAAAATAAACTACCAAAAGAAGAAGAGGCAGCTCCTGCAGAGCCTGAAACTCCAGCTGATATAGCACTTCTAACTGAGATCAGAGATCTTCTTAAAAAATAA